The following is a genomic window from Fusarium verticillioides 7600 chromosome 5, whole genome shotgun sequence.
ttcttcctcctcgggcCTTTTTAATCGTCATCAGCAAgtcatcaacaaactcatTAAGTTTGCACAAGAAAAGAAGCTTTCTGGATGGGAGGTCAATGTGCACATGAGTTGCGAGGTGCTGggccaagaccctgatcTACAAGATACCTAGTCCAATAAAACACCAAAATCCAATGGTAACAGTAAAGTGTTACCAAGCATTGTCGCTAACCACGTCCAGTCCCACAATGTCCTCTCTGATTCAGGGATCAACAGGGGTTCAACGATACTACCATCGCTATCagagaaaggaaaaagcaTTTGCTGTCACCGTCACATGGCAAGAATTTTGACTTGACGCCCAAAGAGGGGAGGGGGGAAGATGCAGGGGTCTCGAGAAAGACGATTGACTTGACATGGATAAGCCCCTGAATCCGCCAGAACGGGTGGTGTGGTGTGTGGttcccctcctcttccagaagGACATTGCATGAATGTGCAAGGAAGCTTTCGAactttactccgtacaggCATCCTGTTCTTGCTGTCTACTTCGATATAGGAAGCTGCATCAGTTTGACACATCCAAGGAGAAACTTCAACATACGTTATCGGCAATCATGACTGATGTTAACTGATAGATCTATCTTGTATCTTGTTCACTGACTTATCTCTGGGCTCAATCTACAGTTCGAAATCGACGCCATCTGCCCACGGCCCACGGCGGCTAGTCACACTTTCGCATATCCAATTGCCGCTATCTTGTATCATGGGATTCGACGACAAGATATTTTCTCAGCAGATCTTTGCAGGTAAGAAACGCAGCTATCCGAAGTattttcttctcatcatgagaTTTTACCACAAATCTCTTGATGAGCCCTTCAAGCAAAAGCAAGCACGCATCCTACACACTTCAACTGCCAATGACCCCTGCCTGACATCATGGGTCCCAAAGCTCTCcaatctctccaagctcaggGGAGGCGCTCGCTAGCTTCTCTTAAGAAGGTTTCATGGAACCTTTCGAAGCCGGCTTTTGGCAGTTTTCTCTGTTGGTTCACTGCACATTTCCGCTCCCCCATTCGGGAATAGTCAAAGGGCATGCATTACAGGTATGCAAATCTGAAACGCGTGGCTTAATGCACAGGCCAGCGACGAAAGCTTCTGTGCAGAAAGAAGAATCCCACTGTCTGTGTCAAAGCATCATGTAAAAGCCAAATCGAGGAACGTGGACAAAGAAGGCTTGCATGTTGAATGCTAGAGTCGGCCAGAAAGAACTTGGTGCTTGGGATATTGAGGCTAAAACGTAGCTTGAAACACAGAACTGCCCGCTTTTGGCTCGACCTGCTTGTGCGCTACTGTGTGTCCGTTTATGCCTCAGCTGCAACTATCGACGATCTTTCTACCAAACCACTCGGGGATTAACCACATTCTGTCCATGATCATCACCTCTCCTCCGCAATCACCCAGAGCTGGTCTTGTTTAATATCCGAGACCTTGGAACTTTGCAAATCTCTTTCCACATATCGTATCGGTCATCGCCCGAATGCTGTGAAACTTGAACCTCAGCTCAATAGGCAGCCTACATCAAGACCACCTCGTATTATTCCCGTGACACTTCACcactgtatgtatgtacatacacaTTTTGACTTTTTGCTCTTGGTCGATCCTGAAACAAGGTGCCATCCCGACTTGTATGTGGATAGTGTTCATGCGGAGACCAGAAGTGGGAATACTCCCGCCCAAAGTCGGGTGCCAAGATGGATTAGACCTCGACGCTCTTGTTTCAGGAACTCGAACCGCCTCCACATTTTTCTTGTTACAGCCTTGTGAGTGGATTCTCGTGGCTTTCTTCGAGCGTCGATAAGCTTTGGGCTATGGCTTGACGATGTTTGTTTTTGGCACCGTCGATCCCGCTAATGCTTGGGTGAAGCTGTCAACAGCACATGGATATGCCTTGCCGAGGTTGAAAGCCGTGAAGACTAGGATGATCTGATTTTGAAAGGGACTGAACGCGAGGTTGGGTTCGTTAATTCGGTATATGCAAACTTCGGGTGAAGAGTTGATTGAGACTTGCGCAAAGGGTATAGATTCCGAGTTGAGAATAAACTTTCTATGGTGTGTACTCTGGATATTGCGGCTTGTATCCGACAAGTCGgccaaagagaacaagacATCCCATCAAAGAGAATGTCACAGCTCTTCTCACTCTTTGTTGCACAGCCTGCCCAAAAACCTCTGGTCCTTCCCAAAAGACAGGATAGTTATCATGAGACCAGCAAACTGTCATGACAGAGAGAAGCATTCCCATTGTCCCCAGTGCTCCATCCTTCTTGTCTATGATCAAGCTGATCATATTGCGAAAGAACACCTCTTTGTCTCCATCGCCAGGCTCAGTCCATTCCCTCACAATGAGGTCGACGTCCTTTCCCGCTTTCCCTTCGTCCGTCTTGTCAGCGCGCATGTATTGGTGGATCGTGTACCGCGGTATGGTGATGATCCCGTCATCTTTTGAGAAGACAGCTGTGCGGTCTCCGACTGTTACAAGAGCATAGCCTTGGACGACTTGGAGATACTCCGTGTGAGTCTCGTGCCAGTGAAGACCTGTGCCTGGTGTGTTGTCGTCGGCTCTCAAGTAGATATCAACGACCCctggcttgtttgtttggGATGAGAAGTCAATGCCTCCAGGTGGGATGAAGAGCTTGTCCTTATTTCGTGTGACTGTACGGGTCATGATGAGCTGCTATATATCCAGTAGGTTCAGGTGAGATTTTGCATGTAACACGTCCCTGTTTGCTTCTGTTCATGAAGTGGAATCTCTTTCGTTGCgtattatatatatctcTCTGCTCGTCGGCGACTTTCGTCGTGATGCGGGGAGCATTACGCCGATCGAGTACTTTTCCGGCCTGATCTGGAAGTAAGCGCCAGCATCAAATGATAGACAGCAAAAAATGAGCATAGCCAGACTGAAACACGGGTTTTGGTCACTCTCAGTATTTGAAGAATGCCTAGCCAGTTTgctcctcgatgagctcgaaAGTAGGTGTCTGCTGTTGAATCCGCCTACCCTACAACGAACAAAGACATCTACTGTTCTCACATCCGACACTTCCTGATTTATCTTCGCTTGCTGATATGATCTCAGCGAGTAATAGATCTCTTATGCTCGGTGGCCTAACGATTAGTCTTTTGCTCCGCGTTGAACAGGCTGATGGATGGGCTATAGAACAGGTTACCATCCTCACTCAACACAAAATTGGACGCTGTAGATGTTGGGATAGCTCTTAGTGATTCCCATCTTGAACATAAGCTGGCGCGCACTTCTGACGTAGCTGAATTGAAACCTTTGATGTCGTAGGGTACAAGCCGTCGACCAAAATTAAGTAGGCGTTCTTCAGCATTAACCTGTCTAAGCATTTGTTAGCCCAATAGCTTTTATCAGCTGGAGTTCGCTTGACCATCAAGACCATAGTTCAATCATTCATCACACAAATAGTAATTGTGGTCCATAAATATTACCTGTAACTGTAATGAACACAGGATCGCCACACCCGGGCCACATACTGCTGTCTTGATTGACCGATAATTACTTACATAGCACAACACCCAGCCGAAGATAGCCAAACTGCGCACCAGGCCATTCACAATATCACCCACGTTCTAGTGTATCTCAAAGCTTATTCGAACTTACAAAGCACAAGACAGACCGCCTAGTCTATGGGATCCGGTCGCTTAGAGCTGTGACAGCTGGGAACGGCACAGAAGTGCCGAAGACAATAGCTGATCACTTAAACCTCTTTCGCTGGAGAATCTTCAACGATAAAACACTAGAGCTGCGATAACtaagaaaaagcaaaaagagGGTTGGGGTTCTTTGCACTGGAGGAGCACTGATCGTCATTGTTGTCTTGGATTGATCATGCTGACATGGGATAGACGTGGGGGTTCTTCTAGCCCcaggtcaaggagattcCTcagctggtgaagaagtACGTACGTACACTATTTCCTCCATTTGACTATGACGATACGTATCAGGGTGAACTTGGTGGCTCTGCCGTTGCCCAGTCCAACTAGCGACAGTCGATGTGAAAGTCTGTTGAAAACTTGCAACGGTAGAGCACCTCTGCTAAGCGTCACGTTCTTCGTCGAGTTACTACTGAACTCGAGATGTTCTGTGATCTAAGCAATCTTTCTCCAACCCGGTCTGCAATCCTGGATCCACTCCAGGCCCAGATAAATGCCACGGAATTATCGTTCATGTGTAATTGGGAGTATTCTGAATGTGTGACAGACAGTCGCTTCATACTATTAGCCTGCAGCCCTGGCAGTAGGGTTTCAAGATCTGCGAAAAGTAGGCAAAGCGCCTCACTGATCAGAAAGAGGCACTTTGTCTATATTGTCATGGCTACTTCTCATCTATGCTGAAGGGTGAACGTTTCCAGTATCGGAACCGCGGAGATTATAGTGTTCGCCTTTAACGAGACACATCCGATATCCAGGTTCCCGAACACTTGTATGATACGCGCCTCTACTCCTTGTGGTGATCAAGCATACTCTCAATTCTGATTGTTTGCGATCCTTTCCCCCAACCCTCAGCGACATTAAATGTGAATGTGAGTTCACCAACCAAGTACGTGGACTTGATAGGGAGCAACTCATCTCTTGTCGCGCTTCGTCCTGATACACTTGTAGAGTTAGCGTCAGAGGCATGTTGACTTCCTCTGTCCCGATATACCCCTCGATTTAAGTATTTTGTCGAGCTCCTGTCTCGAATGCCTTCTGGTCTCTGAAACCGCTGACCCAACGGCTGAACACTTGGTCCTCAACCTAATCCTGCCTTCTTCAATTCGTGCTTACACCACTCCTCCAAACCCCCAAGAGCTATGATTTCTTGCACGTTGGGCGGAATGTCGCCAACTTTCTCTGTCCACTTTTCTCCGCCTTTGCCTTCCTGAACGTGAACCACACTCTTTCACATCCCATTCGAGCATCCATCCAGTTCTGAACGTAGGAATGGGGTTCTTTGCGTCCTTGGGAACAGCGGCACGGAGGCGTTAAACAAGACGTGGCAGTTCAGGTCCATAAGGCCGTTGCTAGTGGAGTTGCGGGAGAGAATactgctgaagctgccaGCAACTACAAGATGGACGGAGTTGGCCAGAATAGTGATGGCAGCCTACTCGCGAGAAGAACCGCACCCAAAGCCATTCCCAGAAGCGAGAATGTCGTTTGGCCGAATAACTTTCTGAAAATCCGGGTCGTAGCTCCTCATGCAAGCATTTTCCATAAGTTCCTTGGACACATTGCTTTCATAGGTCATCGATCCCGGATAGACCTGATCGGTATCCTGGTTGTCCATTTCCACGAAAACGAGTTCTTCGCAAACAGACTCTGGGAAGCCTGGGAGTATCTCTACCGCAGCAGCACTTGGTGGTTTGCTTGCTGACTCGACGTTACCAATGAACGAGTCTAACTACTGAGCCATGTGATCCAAGTCACTCTCAACGTTACGCGGCTGGATTATGGTCGTCGACATGACCATCTCCTGGATCTGGTGACGGCTTCCTCTCCGACCCGCGAAAATGTGCCCGGTACTGTTCAAAGTGGCCTTTTAtttgatgagatccttgaagaATCATGTTGGGCAGTTACCATATTTACGTCGAGTGACCTGACATGGATGAGCTGCAGCCACAGCTGATATGACTTTTGCAGAACGTTCTTATTGGTAGTAGAGGGCGGTTATCATGAGACTTATGCACTCTTTCCTCCAGCTGCTTTTTATCCTACCCCTCATCTAGGACTTGACAACATACTTGGAATTGTCCAGCTCCCAATCCTTTCCTGTAAGCCAATGTTTTGCCATCTGTCTTTCCCCTCCTCAACTACCTCAAAACGGTACTCCGCACAAGATCCAGGCCTCAAACTTTGACATAGAATGTCAAAATAAGgtaaactcagcaaaaggtaCCCTAAGCTTAGCAAAGGTTGTCCTAACCTTGTGCTTATTTACCTCAGTCTTTTTgccatttaggatcaagggTCCTgcgttttctttcttccccaagACAGGTCTCAGCAGTTACTCCACTACGGGTTTCATCCTGCACAGCATGGACAACACAACTACTCCTACAATTTCAGTCACCGATGAAACTTTGGGTACTTACAGCCTCGAGGAGTCCTTTGACCTTGCGGACCGCTTAAGATCCTCTTTTGTAGAAGGCACGGGTTATCATCAGAGATTCCTACCGTTCTTAACCCTGTCGAgaatcttgaccaagacaTGCATTGAGACTCATCTAAAGAAAGAGTACGGCGATCTTGCATCACAATATGCGGATCAAATTGGGCCGTTATATGTCAACGAGGCTGATGCGCCCAA
Proteins encoded in this region:
- a CDS encoding homoaconitate hydratase, whose translation is MDNQDTDQVYPGSMTYESNVSKELMENACMRSYDPDFQKVIRPNDILASGNGFGCGSSRE